The Ziziphus jujuba cultivar Dongzao chromosome 5, ASM3175591v1 genome segment TTCCTTGTCGCTGAACCTCTTAGACCGGGATGGAGGAGGGCTTCCATGATAGTCATTGTCATAGATTCCTTCATAGTTCACCTCAGCTGCAACAGCATTGTAATAATCCTCCCTTTTGCACCTGAAAACTTCCACATACCTGCGCCCCATGTTCTGCCGATCTCTCTGTAGAGCAAACTCAACCTGCATCGATCCAGCAAAGACGACAAAGGCCTCTCCTGAGAACCGTCCATTCTTGTTGACCAGCAACACGTCCACGATATCTAGTCCCGcaaaaaatttgaagatgtcGATGTCAGTACAGTTGAAGGGTAGCCCCCTCAGACGAACCACAGGAAAGGAAGGAGGCTGATGAAAGCCAGCACCATAGCCATAAGGTTGAAACCCACTCGTGCTGCTGCTCACTGCGAAGTACGGATTTGATTCCATCATTCTTTGTCTCTTTGAGCCCACCTCGTACCCGTCCGAAACCCCCCCGCTTCCAAACATTGCCCTtatacccagaaaaaaaaaaaaaaaaaatcccccaCTCAACCTGTTAATAAAACCAAACCCAACCCACTCTTCCCTGATACCTAATGTCTGAATTCCTAGCTTTGTTATTCTAAACAACTTATCATATTTGTGAGCCCcctaaaataaacatataagtAAAGCCAGATGCATTGTTAAATATACAGCATTACCCTTCCTGATAACAAGGTTTGAACAAATAAATGCTACCAGGCAGAAGCAAAATAAACTATATTGAGGTAACCACTAACAACAAGATATTACAGTTGCAAACAGATGGAATAAGGAAGTATCATACATAAAATATAGTAACATATGAAAAAGATTCACCATAATGTTGATAGACAATTCAAAGCAATCAATATTGATGGACACAAACCAAGTACCGCTACCAAGAGAAGGCATTGTCATATTCGGTCAAAGGagaagcaaaacaaaacaatattctAAACTTGgatttaaaaaagttatatcAGAGTCACATAAACAACTCATCACaagcaaaataacaattaattagatATTTGGAAAATAACATAATTCTCTTAAGTAGGAGGATATTAGTCACCATTTCAGTTTTGCAAGAAAACTTATTCGATTAACTCCAGCAGGTTACTTAAATTGGTCATCATTTTGGAACTGTATTCTGTGCACATGACTTTGTGTGTTGGCCTGATGTGGATTGTCTTAAAATCAACTCTGAATTGCATTTAAGTGTTGCCACTTATACAGTTATACCAACAAACACATGAGAACCCTTTGTTGAGAAAAACAATCCAATAAAACAACATTTACAGAACACTGCAGTTGCAACCGTCGCCAATGATGtcacaataaaaaatttgagcATTTAAGCACATAGTATATGAATTTTATCaggtttcaaaaatattgttcAACTATTATCTGTTTCTCTGTTTCAAAATAGGAAAAATTGTTGAGATCCAAAAATGTAGTGTATTAACTATGCCATCATAACAATACACTTATGGAGTATTATGCTTAAACCACTGATATATTGAATCTTGAACGAAACTAACTTTAGCAAGTTCATATAGGacctttaaattatttatggggAAAATAAACGATTAGAAGTAATTGTTCAGAAGTTCTACAGGATTGTTCAACAAATAACAAGCATAAGCACAATTATATTTAGCTAGGGcaggaaacaaaaacaaaagtcaatATACCCACATTAAATAAACCTATGTAAAGAGTTTGGTCCACATATTGTTCTTTCATTTGATTGTTATAATCCATTAAAGAAATTTAATCCTTTCCAAGGCACATGCTAAAAATAGAACTTTTAACCAACACATTACAAACAAAAACAGCATCAGCAAATAAGATCCATCAAAATTGTTGGTTCCAGGTTGCTTTTTAGCATATTCATTCACAAAAGTCATTTGAGTTGTATTCTATCaagttattttcttcttctttttttctttttttctttttattttttccagatTTTTCTTTACAAATCTGTTTAAAGTCAAAACTTGTCAATTTGAATTATAACCTTTTTGTGACCATTGCTAGAAATAGCTGTCAGACCTCACTTCCTTAGAGAGAGATTTTGATAGACGAACCCATCCAAAAAGTTTCAAATGTTTCTCTCTCCTTCATAGGaatttttctcattaaaaatTCTTGAGCTTGTCAATGATTGCTTTTTAGATTAGCATAACAGTAAATCTATTGGACCAAtcaattgatatttagtaatagTATACATCATTTGCAATTTCTGTTTAGCATTTACATTTCCATCTTGATATTCACTTGACACTATTTGAGAGGACCAAGTCCTCAAATTCTGTAAGacactttatattgtttatgaaGTTTGGAGAAAATGGTGCATTCATGTAGTAGAATAGATTCAGTTATATCCTTATTAAAAGTAGTAGTGTATTCTATCACACATATTCTCTTCCCCTGTAGTTTCTTGTCTATATCTTTCTCACATAATCTCTAATTATATCCAAAATAGCAAACCACAAACATGATTTCACCATTTAAAGTATTGACAAGAAAATTAGCAACCTTACACATGACTTTCCataaagcaaaaaaattttaaaaataactgtTCTGCTTACCCTCTTGATCCGTACATGGTTGAGAGGCTCTGTGTTGTCACCGACAGCTAGTTTGATTctctaaacaacaaaaataagataatgaaaaacatataaataacataattaCAGCTGACTTACAATTCATGTATCCATCAATGCCCCAACAAGAACAGTTCAAGATGTGCTAGTTACTcacctaaaataaataaataaataaaataataacagctACTAGTTAAAAGAAAACAGCAGCACTTACAAACACACAACTTCCATCCAAGACCTTAAAGACGTTATTTTGagattaccaaaaacaaaacatgaGACAGCAGTCACAACACACAAGAATATAACCCAGCCACAAATTGGCAAGCAAACTGCAGCAGCAGGAGGCACAAGTACATAATAGATCAGTTTCTAGAATGTTATCTTGACTACAGACTACATTCAcgtaataaaacaataaactatgaagaaaaataatttattgaataatatgaCAGCAATAACAAGGGGCAATAAGGCCTATTAACATAAGCTTGACTTGCAATAGAAATTTAATACTGAACTTGCATTTcacaacataataatattaatatgaacAATAAGCAGCTTCATTTCTAAATTGAATGCATAAAAACAATATCAGTCGTAGATATGAAagttttatttggtaaaatagCAAGTTCAATGCTTATAGACTACTTCTATATCATTGCAAAGAACAGAattctacttctttttttttttttttttctttttttcttttttttttttccccctccctCCTATTGTACCACGCCCATgctccataattttttaaacaacccATACGTAGGCCTATATAATTGAGACCATTAAATTCTAACACATCTGGCCAATACAAAATTCAACCTCCAAAAGAACCTAGTTGAGGCATTGGAGTTAAGACAGAAATTAACAAACACCAGAGACAATCGAAAAAagatcaacaataaaaataaaaatattttttatgctattcacaaaataaaaggatattaaactaaaatttaaccccaaaaaaaaaaaaaaagggaaaaaaacataACTTGAATTACTTAAGTTGGGGTTGTACACGACTAAAGACAGGGCGTCAGATGCACCTGCCCCTCCCATTTGTGAACCTCAATGGCAAAACAGAACTAAGCCCTTGTTTAAGCAGATTATTAACAACAACTTTTCTGGtttttacaaaacaaataaataatgaaatacaTAATCAACAATTTTGGGCAtaaaaaagcaaccaaaaaaaatcgAAAGTTCAGATTCATCGTCCATCAATCTTAATCAAATTGGCGTTTTAACAGGTTGGTACAATTGGCAGAAACTTTCCTAATCGAACCAATTCAATCCCTAGTAAAACCCCTCGGAAAAAAGCCAAATATAGATGCTGCTAATTACAATATAGACTAACATAGAATCAATTCAACGAAAACAGGAActgatagagagagagagagagaaagagagagagagatctatAATtctatagagagagaaagaaggaagaCTTACCGAGCGCAGAGCGCAGAATTAGAGGTCTAGGCCGCGAGAGAGAATAGAAGGAAGAGAGGTTTAGGGCttagagagagaaggagaatcGTCGAAGCTCAGAGTCAGAGATATaatagcgagagagagagagagagagtctacGGCGCTTGGTAGAGAAAGATTGAATCAGAAAACtgggaaaaacaaataaaactctGAAAAACTCTTTGAACACCAATCCAATACTTCTTCGACCACTCTTTCTGAAAGACCCTTTTTTTGCCACGTGGAATTTTCACTTTAAAGAGAAAGTATACAAGaagcaatattttaaatgacagATTTACCCTTTCTTGTAATCTCAAagttttttttaggtttttattttgttgggtTAATTCCACTTTTATCATCTTATActattttatatagattttttttacattaatatCAAACTTTTAtcgaatttgaaaattgaacttTGATTTTCATATTTAGCATCTATACCTCCTAACATTAATGTTTTTTGGTAGTAATGCTCAAGCTCCTTAACATCATTTCTATTTGATTGTTAAATATCACGTGTCCGGTACATAATATGTTTTCTCTGAGGCATTTTCAACATGAAACACAATGTAAACCACACTGGATAATTTAGGtattttatattgttgtttGGTGCCAACaatggagagagaaagagagagatgttAAGATATGTGGCTTAGAgcaaaatgaaattgagaaatTCCAATTCTGAAATCGAAGGCCAAAAAGGAGAATGAAAAAAGGTTGAAAATTTTAAGGTTTCGGATTAGATCACAAATGGATTAAGGAATGAAAGAGATGATGTGCTATTATAGACAACTTGTCGTGTAAAAAACCTCATAGATGGGTAGAAATCTTGGAAAGAGGTTCTTCAGTTGTGAAAAAGTTAGAATCCTCAAATTTCTACATTTTtcgttcatcttttttttttttttttcaattcaattaGGTAATGAACATATTGGAATGTTTAGTTGATTGGTAATCCAATTGGACATACTTGTGGTTATGGGTTATGGTTAGGTTCCAGGTTatggttaaaaattttattgagttttaattattgttttttgacaatatttcattttggtttttgtgatTTAGAATTAAACaggatatttgaaaattaataaaaagttaaatgtgacaatgtaaatgaaatattacatttttttgcAATTTAGCTTCATCTCCTACACTTTAGCATAACGTCCTAACTCTGCTGGTGGACTTATCATTCTCTATTGATATTGTCCCCAATGCATTTTAGTGTAAAACTCCATCTCTACTGGTGGACCTATCACTTTATATTGATATTATCCCCAATTTAGTCATTACACTTGGTGATATTGTCCTCAATGCACTTTAGTATAATTCTAATGGACCTGTCACCCTTTATCgatattgtccccaatttagTTATCACACTCAGTATGTGTTTTTTGTTCCGAGCTTCCCAAGAGATCATCTATCCTAAAATTGCTTTAGTctaagcatgcttaacttcgAAATTCTTTCGAAACTTGAAGCCAACTGCTTTGAAAAGGCCTAGCATTATAAgaatgactattattatatttgaacaaTCCCCTTATCTACATCCAGGTGACATGGGATTGGACATCAGGTAGCCTGCCATTACCCTGCACCTGCCTACACGTGCCGTCATAATCCACCTCTCTTAGGGCGCAATGTCCTTGTTGACACACTTTTGGCCAGATACAAGATTTGATATCATTTGTAAAGCCCCGTGTTTATTGGAGAACCTATCACCCTCTGTCgatattgtctccaatttagCCACCACATTCGATATGGGTATTTTTGTTCAAAGTGTCCCAAAAAGTCAGCTTCCCAAGAGGTCACTCATTCTATAATTGCTCTCACttgagcacgcttaacttcagaGTTCTATCGAACCTTAAAGCcaacaattttgaaaaagatttagagttatgagagtgactaatAATTACATTTGAACAATCCCTTGATCTATACTCTGGCGATGTGGTATTAGACACTAAGTAGCCTGCTGGTGCCCTTACTTGTACACACAGGTTGTTGCATTAGCCTCTTGAAAAGAGTATATTTATCCAACCTAAACCAAAACGATATATAAATGAAAGACTAATCATcaacttgcttgagtcttcttGAAGGCCATGGCTATACACTAAAGCATTCATGTTTTCAGCAATCTAAAAGAAATTTAGTGCATGTGTATGTACACCCactgcaataaattaaacaaatatgagACATGCATTAGCATCCATTATACACATGTAAATATAAATGCACTATCTAGTATAGAGTATACATACATGTTTAGCATGGTGAATTTAAAGGTTATGATTTGCAAAATAGATATGCTGTGTTTGCTTGGTATGATCCACTACTCTGCGATCgtttgaagaaaataataccTGGCTTGTTGAGAAGTAAGAACAAATTGGAGGGAGACAATACAAGAATCAGAAGTAGAGAGAAGAATTTGTGGTTTGCCTTTATGTTATATATTGATAATGAAGATAGTTAGGAATTGCAACAAAGGCTCTATTTTGCATATGAAAAGCTAGTAGGTTAAAGTTGTCATTGCTGAGATGTTTAATGTAATGTGTAGTAGTTTATGTAAGGGaatgttaaatttttatggTAACAATGCTGaatgtaaaattttcaaaatgttgaTATCTAATAGTTTATATAAGGTGAATGAAGGATTATTCAATAAATACACATTTAAATAGCATATTGTTTGTTGTGTTTGTTTGCCAATTATGTAAGCCTGTATGCCACTATTAGTGTTGGATGACTCTTGttcattagaaaaaaatattttttttctttaactatttaataccatgaatttttatttctgACAGATTCACCCCTTGAACTTCTATTAGTCTTGCAGgaatactttaattttttttaaaactcgcTCGATTTGTACTTATGCCCTCTATATGGTTTATGGTGCATATATATAGCATAAAGAGAATTTTGGCAATATTGAAAACTAGCATAAAGAGAATTTTGGCAATATTGAAAACTATATCACTGATCACATacgattaatattttatatacagtaaaaacatatttttaacaTGCTAAATTAACTTCCATTTCATATGTTCGatagttttaaaaatagttgTATACATGTAAACACAATAACGTAAAATAGACAACAATGCATAAAGTTAACTTAAATAAAGTAACTtaaaaagttaacaaaaaaacaacccaTAAGAATCATATGCTTCATTGAATTGGCTATTTCCCTTTGTCAACTACTGTTGAAGGCGCTGCTGGAGATGTTGATGGAAGTTCTAATTCATTAACAGATCATTCACTTATTTAGACTTTGTTGCCTCTACCTATGCCTTTGTTACCTTTTCCTCTGTCCTTTCCAATTGTTGCTCATTCACTTACAGATTTAACCAGTTCATTACTCCACTACTTGCTGCTCCAACTGGATCCTGAGCAAATACTCCTCCACTTGCTACTCCAGCATGTTCTTCTGGTGTCATAATCAGATTAAAACCAGTTTCATTCACCTCAGAATGTCCATAACTTTGTGTAGATCTACCACTGCCTCTTTTCatctaaaagaaatataaaataaataagttaaacaaACTGGCAAtggaaataattatataaataagaatGTGTATTTACTCTAACTTTCCTTCTCCCACGACTTGCTTTAGTTACAAGTCTCTTGTAGGTTCTATAATTGTGGATCTTCTTCACAATTAGAAAATGTTATTGTGACATTATTCTTTTTTGGCATCTTTGGTAGGGTATGGAGGTTCAATTGATTCTCTTCTTCTAAGTTTTTTGGATCTATCTAGCTATCTATGATATGTTGGTAGCTCAACTAGTGCTATATTAGATTTTTGCCACAACTCTAACCCATTATTGGGATGTACAATTGGGCCATATGCCTTCATGTAAGCTTCTTTATTATAGCAGGTATCAACATAATCACTACATCTAAACCCCCATGATGAACATAATTAAACATGCATGGCTATGGAATACTACTTAGGTCTCATTTCCTATAAAAGCAAAATCTTACTTCCAAATCAACAATAGCATCTCATCTGCCATTCTAACTTCGAATTTGTTATCACCAGCCTATGTTGTGATGTAATATACTGAATCCGATTTGTTGTTCTATAAAATCTTGGAAACCTTTGGAGAAATATCTCCATGCCACTTCTTCACTCCTGTTCTTTTGTTATTCATCCTCTACATGATATATAATCTGACTTTTCAAAGCAATGTGACCAATGGTTTGTCTCTAGCATCCATGATAGCTCCATCAAAGGATTCATATAGATTGTTCAATAGTATATTACATTTAATCTCATTCTCGAGTGTGGGATCTAAATTGCAATTTCGAATCCTTATCTAATAACCATTGATAAATCTCCTTTGATCCTTATTGCATCTGAcagttgtttcattttttttatttgtgcttTAAACTTATATAATACAGGAAAATAAACAACATCTAACAAATAATTGCAATATGAACAAATCAATGTCAACAAGTTTAAATGTTAACATACATAAGATgtctaaggaaaaaaaattcaccTGGGTATTGTCGTGGCCTTGGCAACattccatattatttgcttCAATAGAAGACCCTTGAATTGAAGCTTAAAGTTGTTGTAAAGATGTCTTACATAGTATTTGTGCTCAAAATATAGCATCAATGCATCAAGGGTTTGAATTATAGCTTTTTGCTTTTCAATGATGAAACACCATCCATGAAAATTAATGATGTTAACATCCTTTAGTAACAGCTCCAAGAACCAATGTCATTTCATAGTGTTCTCTAACTCAACTACTAGATATGCAATTAGAGACAAGGAATTGTTTCCATCAATTCTAATGGCAACCAACAATTGACCTGGGTGTTGGCGTTTGATATGATAGCCATTTAGACCTATTCACGGTCTACACCCTTCCTTGATTGTTTCTTACAGGCTTCCAAACACACATAAATCCTTTGGAAAATAGGATTCCTTGAAgggccttaaatttcttttaatagtCTTCAACTCTTCACAATAGTCAAACAATCTATTATATTGGTGAAAAATAGAACCATTTACTTTGTCATTTGCTTTCTTTCTAACTTTATAATACTGCCAGTTGTCAACCTTTACCATAAAATCCAATTGTATTATTTCCTTGAAGGAACCAAATACCCACTTTGAATATTGTCTAAACCTATTTTTATAGGTACTGGCTAGACTtgaatatgttatatatatatattttttatcaaagaATAATTCACAGTTGCATTCATCATTGAAGGTCTTAACTTGTAATGTGGTTCCATCAATAGTAGATGCATATACCACCCATTTGCAATTGGGTTTTCCATTGCAAACAACCCTTACCTTGTCATTATCATTACTCTTAAACTTTAAATACTTGTGCTTCCTATTTCCATACTTCCCATAGCTTTTCTAAACTCATTAACATTGACATATAGTATTCTAACACTAAAACAGGGGTTTTCCATATTAATTGCAATATTGAAATGAGGAAACTTTTGTTTCCTCTTTCCATTCCCTCTAGCATCTTCATCTAACTCTGCATTATAGTCACTAACAAGGTCATCATGGTCCTTTTTATCACCACTCTCAACATAACCGGTCCCTCCCGCTACATTATTATTCTGAACCTTAAACTCATCAAAATCCCTATTACTAGAAAACATGCCATCATCATTAGACTATTCATAATCCTCATCCATAAAGTCAAGATCATCATCATTCACTACCTCATTTTGAGGTCTAAATTGTATTTCAAGTTCATTTTGGATAGATACATAGGGTTTAGTTTGGGCAGGTCTGTGGGTTCAATTTGGGCATGTATATGGATTTCAGTTTGGGCATGTATATCTGTTTTAGATTGGTCAAGGATATATGTTTCAATTTGGCCAGATACAAAGTTAGGTTTTTGTGTAGGTGGTTCTTATGTGTCAAACAAAAAATCATTATGTCCAAAAGTGTTAGTACCAATCTCCTCATCATCCCTTACATTATTAACCTTTGATGTACCCTAACTATTAATAACCTCATATCCTGTGGAACCCCTAACCATTAACCACCTCATTTGAAACCTCCTCACCGTTATCACTTGATTTTGGCATCCACTTTAAGTTCTTATGGTCTCAACACTCTTTTATATACACTTCAATGATCTTATCTCCAGGTGGTGTAACATCAAGCTGATAAATAATGTCATCCAATGCAATATATATCAAATCATTGAATGTCCTAGTATCTTGGCATAAAATAGCAACTTCTTTTCTTTATAACCTAGAATCTTATCCATTACTTTCAACTCAAGCATGGACATATATTCTAGGTTAATTCGGATAAAGTAGTCTACAGTCCCACTAAAGTACATTGGTTTTCCTATCCTATAATAGATGTCACCTCCATAGTGAAACCTAACTATAAACTCGTCATATTCAGGTGCTGGATGTatgagaataataaaataaagtaaacaaaaatataCAAGTCAAAACACAACTACAATAGTTATCACCTTAACTAAACTAAATAGATATTAAACATGCCAAAAACCGTATACAATAGACCACACAACAAGATACTTAactaaacacaaaaaaaaaaaaaaaaaatcaaaccccaaaataattaattaaggaaTCATCATTATCATTTGTTATGCCACACAACAGCAAAGGACCATATAACAACAAAGGATCAAGCAATCTATTTATTAAACAAATGGACGAAAAGACAAatgtatttaataaaaaatacaatcaaAGTGGACCACACCTTAAACAAAATATacgcataaaaattttaactccTAAATAAACTAACAAATTTGAGACCACAAAGCAAAAAAACAATAACCACTTAcagaaaaacaaagcaaaaacaCGAAGCACAGAGCATCAACTTCATTCACCATACAACCTAGATATTTCTACAATAGGGTAACTAAAACCTAGATTCCATGACTATTGTACCattaaaaacatatttacacaaatttcaacttttttcaATCACACTGTAAGACCCACAGAAAACAATTTAATGaaaaactttaataaattttgtcaACTGAAACACAATAAATCTAAATCCATAAATAACAATACAATTGCATAACATAAAAACGCTAATCTAACCCATAAAACAATGAAATACAACAAATTTTTTCAACTTACAGTATGTAGCAACTTCCTTCATCTACTTTAACATAACCATCAATACCAGATGTTAAATCTTTAGCAAAACAGCAACAAATTTCTTTCAACTAATGAAATCTCTTCTTTGCTTACaccagtgatttttttttttttaaacaaacttTTCTCAG includes the following:
- the LOC107435961 gene encoding uncharacterized protein LOC107435961 isoform X1 codes for the protein MYGSRGAMFGSGGVSDGYEVGSKRQRMMESNPYFAVSSSTSGFQPYGYGAGFHQPPSFPVVRLRGLPFNCTDIDIFKFFAGLDIVDVLLVNKNGRFSGEAFVVFAGSMQVEFALQRDRQNMGRRYVEVFRCKREDYYNAVAAEVNYEGIYDNDYHGSPPPSRSKRFSDKEQMEYTEILKMRGLPFSATKSDIVEFFGEFNLAEDRIHIACRPDGKATGEAYVEFSSAEEAKKAMSKDKMTIGSRYVELFPSTPDEARRAESRSRQ